ACGAATCGCCAATGCTGTTACCGACAACAAGGCAGTCCGATCGGCCGGTGAGGTTGCTGAGAATGCGGCTCGTTCCGCTTTCGATTATGGCAAGCATGTGACGGATTCGGTCATTAGTGGTTCTGCCTCTGCCTGGCGGTCGGTTCGGAATAGATTCGCCAGCGTGAAAGAAGGAACGGCGGATCCAGTCACACAGTTCGCCGCCCAGCCTCTTGTCGATTTTGCCCAAAAAATCTCCAGGTCGTTGCGGAACGCGAAGAAGAAAGAGAGTAAAGAGATCACTGACTGGATGAAGGAAAAATCCACCGATGAGATCGCGAAACGTATTCCCGGGGCGCGAGTCGTGAGATCAGTAGGCAAGAAGTATCAAGATATGAAGAAAGAATTCGATGCGGTGACGAAATGGGGTCTCATAGGGTTGTTCGACACTATTCGAGAAGGGAATGAGAGCGCCGTAAGTGACCGTCTGCACGACGATGTAGCCGATCGCCGTGGAGGTCTCTACAAAAAAATCGGGAACAAATGGCGCAATCTTGCCCTTAAGACCTCCAAAAACGAAGTTACTTCCCGGATCAAGGGGGGGGGGTCTTTTCGGAGGATCGAACGGCAACCGTAAAGAGAAAAGCCGCGTATTCGCTATTCTGAACTGGAAAGACGGCAAAAGTGTGGGGCCAGGTTACCCCAGCTGGTTCGATGGTGAAAAATGAAAGTTTTGATCAGCGTCGGTTTCCTCATTGCCGTTTTGTTCGGTGGGTATTACTACAGCGAATACGATAGGTTGCCATTTCTTCCCCGAGGGAAACCGCTTTCTTATGAAGCGATATTCCCAGCGGGGCTCAAAGTTTCTTTCCTTTTCCGTTTGGATGAGTTGCCTGGCGATATTCATAGCAAAAACATTCTTTTCGATGTTAACTGGCGCGGGGTCCCTTATTTGTTGTACCGCAACCGACTCATCTCATTCGATCCGGCCCGGCGTGGAAGAACCAAATTGCTCCTAATTCGGGAGGTGGATAAAGTCGACCGGTTTGCTTGGGTGGTGACGCTTTGCTGATGGTCTGGGGTAAGCGTCTCGGGGTATTCGCCGATAGCGGTTTTGAGACGTTGAGCCAACTCCCTGAAGCAGGGATGCAGGTTAAGACCGTGAATGGGAGGCAGGTTTATCTTTACGGCGGAGGAAGCGGGTCGCTCTACGTCTATGACATCAGCCGCGGGCTTGTGCATTTGATGCGTGCCCCGGAGCCCATCGGGGCGGTTTCAGGAAATGGTACGTTAACGTTCCTTGCGATGAAGGAGGAAGTTTATCTTTTCAGCCCGGGCAAGCCGTTGAGCTTGGTTTACCGAGCATCGGAAAAGATTACCTCTCTTGCTATGGTTCCCCCGTCGGGGCTTTTCTATTCCACCAAAAAGCGAGTCGGATACATATACGATAAGGCGAGAGGGTATTCGTTCCTGAAAGGAAAGGGAGCGGAACTACTCACGCGCAAGAGTGATCTGTATTTGTTTTTTCGAGACGAAGGGGTGATGAAGGTAGGCCCAGTGTCCGCTTTTGGGCTGTTCGCTAAAGAAGTAGAAACCGCGAATTCGAACTAAAGGACCTTCTTTATGTGTGGCGAAATCCCAGTTGGGTGAAGTTAAGAGGGATGACGTTCTAGCGCAGGGCGAGAAAATGCCTGATTTTTAGCTGGAGTTATCAATTCGCCGTACACAGGTTGCCCAAAGGCTCGATAGGGCAATTACTTTGTGCCAAATGATTCGCAAATTCCCGCCATGTATTTCGCTCCCATGATCAGGTGTTCGATTTTTACGTTTTCATTCGCACTGTGCGTCCGCGAGGTGATGCAACCCACCCCTGTGGACGACAGCGGCAAGTCCAGATGCTTGATGACGATCCACGTAGGTGTGCTGCCGTTCCCGAACGGGTTGATAATTGGCTCCTCCCCGTATAGCCGGCGGGAGGATTCGGCGCAGGCTTTGACGACGTCGCTTTCAGGGTCACTTTTTGCGGGAAGTGAGCTGAAGAGAAGTTCCGTTTCAATATCCTCAAAACCGTTTTTGTCGAGATGACGCCGAATACAATCGTGAATCTTTTCGGGGGTTTGACCCACAACGAGGCGGCAATCGATTTTGGCCCGGGCTCTCCCCGATACGATGGTCTTGACGCCCTCACCCGTGTAGCCAGCGTCGAATCCGGCGATATTGAAAGACGGATGGACCAGGTGGCGCCGGGCCAGTTCTTCATCGGGCATATCGAGGGCGAAGCGGCGAAGTTCGAAATTTTCTCTGCGGGTTTTACCGTCGTAAGGGGGAATTTTGTTCACCAACTCTTCTTCTTTTTCGGTGAGCGGCTCGATGCCATCGTAAAAACCTTCGACGAGTACGTTTTCGTCTTGGTCCTTCATTGAAGCAAGCGCCCAGGCGATGCGCCATGCGGCGTTTTCATACATTTGCGCGTTGCTTGAATGAAAATCGACGTTTGCCGTCCGGCAGCGAAGTTCCAGGTAGCAGAGCCCCTTGTTTCCGAGTGCCAGTACGGGTATGTGCTCTCTTACAGTGTTGTCCTCCCATATGCACCCGTCCGCTTCGAGCATTTCCCTGTTGTTGATGATGAAATTCTCAAGGGAAGGGCTACCGATTTCCTCTTCGCCCTCGATGAGATACTTGATCGAACAGGGCAGCTTTCCCCGTACCGCCAGAAACGCCTCGAACGCCGCAAGGCGGCTGATGATGTTGCCTTTGTTGTCGGTCGCCCCGCGGGCGATGACATGGCCATCCACCACCCGTGCCTCGAATGGTGGGCTTGTCCATTCCTCCAGGGGCTCGGCGGGCTGGACGTCGTAATGGTTGTAGAAAAGAAGTGTTTTGAGGGATGCGCCCTCAAGTTTTCCGGTCACAATTGGGTGTCCGTCCGTTTCGTGAAAAGCGGCATTCAGCCCCGCACGCTCAAGGCGGCTATGAACCAGGCCAGCCATCTCCTCGATGCCGGTGTGCGTGGTGGAAATGCTCGGCTGGCGGCAGAGTTCCTGGAGGTCGGATACAATTTCTTCCGTGTGATTGTCGATATACTGAAAAATTGAGTCCAGTTCTGCATTTTCGCTCATTATCGGATTATCCTCTCATTGACAAATTTCCATTCCCGCATCGAGTGAGATGAAGATTCGTTCGCTGGATGGGTATGCCGGATGGCAACCTTGGCGGGTGTTTCTGAATTTTTCAAATATCTTGCTTTACGCAAAGTGTACATCTTATTTGAGTTTTTCCTGTAGCCAATCTTGGATGCAGGTGGTCCCCAGGGTCATGTTGTCGATCTGGCAGTGTTGCGCTCCGCCCTCGCGTGCTGAAAAAACGCGGAACGTCTTGTCCTTGGAGCCAACCGCTCTGAAATGAGCGCGGGCTTCCCGCATGGGCACCATTTGATCGTCCGCGCCGTGCGTGAGGAGAAATGGACACCGCATTTTTCCGGCCACCCCTTTGAGGGAGAATTTATCGAACTCCACTTGCATTTCTTCTTGCGAGTGGGCGTTCATGATTTCCATGTAGGAATGAGCAGGGATGCCGCGGACTTTCCAGGTTTTCTGATATTCCCAATTCGCGCCCCAGGCGACGCAGGCCTTGTAGCGCGGCTCCAAGCTGGCCGCCCGGGTGGCATAGTAGCCCCCCAGGCTGATTCCCAGTACACCCGTCTTTTTGGCATTCACGTCCTTGCGTGTCTCCAGATAATCGAGCGCGGCCGATCCAGCCACTTCGTAATCGTGGCGCAGGTAGATATCGCGGAAGCGAACGGATTCGCCCGTGCCCGGCCCGTCCACGATAAGGCAACTCATGCCCCGCCGGACGAGATCCTGCACGCCGCAGATGTACTGAATCTCCTTGGTGACGTCACGGCCGTCAAAAAAGACGACAACGGGCGGTTTTGTCTTTTTGGTATTTTCGGCATGTACAAGATATGCGGGCAGCTTCTTTCCCTTCCCGTAGGGAATTTCCACGGGCTGAATGCGGGGCCGGTCGGTCAACCGGGCATACCGGCGGAAACAATCAATCGATTTTCGATAGATGTTGAGGGCTTTCTTGTTTTTCGGAGAGATCAAGCGCTCACCCATCTGAAAGTAGTAGCAGGCCCTTAGGTAATGCGCGGCGGCGGTCAGGTTGTGGCCTTGGTTTTGTTCCTTCTCGGCTAGCGCAAATACCCTGTTGCCCATCGCGGACCATTCGCGGAGCCAATGTGCGTCGTCCCCCAGTTTTTTGCCCAGGCGCCGACCCACCTGATCGATTTCTCCAATTTCGGAGGCTCCCCACCGGGCGCAGGAGATCATCCAGCATATGGACAGCGACCAGCGGAGGTTATCCGGAAAATAGGTGAACCACTTGGCGTCCGCATGTGTCCTGCTCATTGCATGCTCCTCTATTTTTCGTTGTTTGATGAAAGTCGTAATTTATCACAGATCGAAATAATTCGGGTTCGCTCGAACTTGAATTGTACGCTCGCCAAACCACGATCATTTGATGGTAATATTAGGTTGTTGAACAATCTCATGAGTCATTTTGACTGGTGATTCGGGTTTTTCTTGCGTTGTTTTGATGAAGGCCCGATTCGAAATCAGGAGAGGAGTGAAACTGATGGTCGTTAAAGCGATTCGGAATAAATCGTGGTTTGCCTACTTCCCCGAGGATTACAGGTGGTCTTTTAATGTTGTCGCCGCCATGGCCGGTGCGTCGGCAGGGGCATCGGATATTGGCGAGATTGATCAGATATGCCGCCGACTCATGCGGAACGTGGGAAATGACGGCCTATGGTTCCGCGAATGGATCCGGATGGCGGACAGATTGCGAAAGAGCGCATTATCCGAGGAGCGAAGGGGCAATGCGCTCTCGGCAGCCTCCTTTCACAAGCGTGCCTCCAACTACTATCAAATGGGCGATCGCTTTCGGTTTCCGAAAGATAAAAAGGCGCTTGATGCCTATCGCTTGTCCATAGATTCCTTCAAGCGTTATGCCCGTCTGACCGACCGGCCGCGGATCGAAGTGCTGGACATTCCATTCGAAGGGAAAAAGAAACTCGCGGCCTATTTCGTCCCGGCGGAAAACACGCGAAAGGCGAAGCCGCCCGTTGTCGTGCTCTATAACGGATTCGACGGCACGAAAGAGATGAGCCTCAACTGGGCGGCTGACGCGTTTACCCGGCGCGGTATGAGTTGTCTTATCGTAGATAGCCCAGGTGTAGGGGAGTCCATTCGTTTCCGGAAGATTCACCTTCGCCACGATTACGAGGTGGCTGGTGCAGCCGCCCTCGATTACCTTGAAAAGCGAAAGGATGTGAATGCGAAAAAAGCGGCCATTGTGGCACCGAGCCTGGGGGGGTATTATGCGCCCCGAACCGCCAGTATGGAGCCCCGCTTCAAGGCCTGCGTCGCGTGGGGTGCGATATGGGATTATCACGCCACCTGGAGCCGACGGATTAAGGCGGCTTTTCACTCCCAGCTTCCCGTTCCGGGCCACCACCTGACGTGGAGCTTCGATGTAAAGACGATGGATGAGGCGCTGAATAAACTCGAGGGCTTTCGGCTCGATGGTGTGGTCCAGAAAATGAAGTGCCCGTTTCTGCTAGTTCACGGAGTAGACGATCAACAGATACCGATGAAGGACGCAAGGGCGCTTTTTAGGGCAGTCGGCTCCAAGGACAAAACCATGAGGGTTTACAAGGGTCTCGATGGCGGCGCCCAGCACTGCCACATCGATTACATTTCGCCTGTCGTTCACTACATGGGAGACTGGCTAAAAGAAAAGCTCAGGGCTTGATTTGCCTCTCCCGGACTGAAGAGGGTTGAGGATATCGCGGTGTAATGGTGAATTTAATCTGGTGGGGCATGGCTATCCATTTTCAGCCCCTCCGACGTTCAGAACCTCGATTTTCTCAAAATTGAGGTTCTCACTGTCGAGCCGGACCACTGTGTTGAACAATTCGTCCTCCACCTCTTCGGGAAAATCCGAGCGATAGTGGGCCCCGCGGCTTTCCTCTCGTAAAAGG
This DNA window, taken from Nitrospinaceae bacterium, encodes the following:
- a CDS encoding M20/M25/M40 family metallo-hydrolase codes for the protein MSENAELDSIFQYIDNHTEEIVSDLQELCRQPSISTTHTGIEEMAGLVHSRLERAGLNAAFHETDGHPIVTGKLEGASLKTLLFYNHYDVQPAEPLEEWTSPPFEARVVDGHVIARGATDNKGNIISRLAAFEAFLAVRGKLPCSIKYLIEGEEEIGSPSLENFIINNREMLEADGCIWEDNTVREHIPVLALGNKGLCYLELRCRTANVDFHSSNAQMYENAAWRIAWALASMKDQDENVLVEGFYDGIEPLTEKEEELVNKIPPYDGKTRRENFELRRFALDMPDEELARRHLVHPSFNIAGFDAGYTGEGVKTIVSGRARAKIDCRLVVGQTPEKIHDCIRRHLDKNGFEDIETELLFSSLPAKSDPESDVVKACAESSRRLYGEEPIINPFGNGSTPTWIVIKHLDLPLSSTGVGCITSRTHSANENVKIEHLIMGAKYMAGICESFGTK
- a CDS encoding alpha/beta hydrolase → MSRTHADAKWFTYFPDNLRWSLSICWMISCARWGASEIGEIDQVGRRLGKKLGDDAHWLREWSAMGNRVFALAEKEQNQGHNLTAAAHYLRACYYFQMGERLISPKNKKALNIYRKSIDCFRRYARLTDRPRIQPVEIPYGKGKKLPAYLVHAENTKKTKPPVVVFFDGRDVTKEIQYICGVQDLVRRGMSCLIVDGPGTGESVRFRDIYLRHDYEVAGSAALDYLETRKDVNAKKTGVLGISLGGYYATRAASLEPRYKACVAWGANWEYQKTWKVRGIPAHSYMEIMNAHSQEEMQVEFDKFSLKGVAGKMRCPFLLTHGADDQMVPMREARAHFRAVGSKDKTFRVFSAREGGAQHCQIDNMTLGTTCIQDWLQEKLK
- a CDS encoding alpha/beta hydrolase; protein product: MVVKAIRNKSWFAYFPEDYRWSFNVVAAMAGASAGASDIGEIDQICRRLMRNVGNDGLWFREWIRMADRLRKSALSEERRGNALSAASFHKRASNYYQMGDRFRFPKDKKALDAYRLSIDSFKRYARLTDRPRIEVLDIPFEGKKKLAAYFVPAENTRKAKPPVVVLYNGFDGTKEMSLNWAADAFTRRGMSCLIVDSPGVGESIRFRKIHLRHDYEVAGAAALDYLEKRKDVNAKKAAIVAPSLGGYYAPRTASMEPRFKACVAWGAIWDYHATWSRRIKAAFHSQLPVPGHHLTWSFDVKTMDEALNKLEGFRLDGVVQKMKCPFLLVHGVDDQQIPMKDARALFRAVGSKDKTMRVYKGLDGGAQHCHIDYISPVVHYMGDWLKEKLRA